The following proteins are encoded in a genomic region of Candidatus Thermoplasmatota archaeon:
- a CDS encoding ABC transporter ATP-binding protein, whose protein sequence is MTTEKPIVRIEHLHKDYPYGETLTRALNDVSFEIEAGEFVVILGQSGSGKTTLLNMISALDIPTKGKVIVGGREVSSLPDRERTKFRAYEVGLVFQFFNLFPALTARENVEIGLATSIRDSEEVGRRAARYLTMVGLKDHMDKYPSQLSGGEQQRVAVARALAKEPKILLADEPTGNLDAETGEMVWNLLLDLNRKTGTTIISVTHLESASEIADRSIYLRSGQIQKIL, encoded by the coding sequence ATGACGACCGAGAAGCCGATTGTCCGGATCGAGCACCTCCACAAGGACTATCCCTACGGAGAGACGCTGACGCGTGCGCTCAACGATGTGTCCTTTGAGATTGAGGCGGGAGAGTTCGTTGTCATTCTAGGTCAGAGCGGATCTGGGAAGACGACGCTATTGAACATGATATCCGCCCTTGACATTCCAACGAAGGGCAAGGTCATCGTTGGGGGAAGAGAGGTGTCGAGCCTTCCGGATAGGGAGAGAACGAAGTTCAGGGCATATGAAGTCGGTCTTGTCTTCCAGTTCTTCAACCTCTTCCCGGCCCTCACAGCGAGGGAGAATGTGGAGATAGGCCTGGCGACATCCATTCGCGATTCCGAAGAGGTCGGTAGACGTGCAGCGAGATACTTGACGATGGTCGGCCTCAAGGATCACATGGACAAGTACCCGTCGCAGCTGAGCGGCGGGGAACAGCAGAGAGTTGCAGTAGCCCGCGCACTCGCGAAGGAACCGAAGATACTGCTCGCCGATGAGCCGACAGGCAATCTCGATGCCGAGACCGGAGAGATGGTTTGGAACCTTCTTCTGGACCTGAACAGGAAGACTGGAACAACGATTATCTCGGTGACTCATCTGGAGTCCGCGTCCGAGATCGCTGATCGTTCGATCTACCTCAGGTCTGGACAAATCCAGAAGATTCTATAG
- a CDS encoding DUF72 domain-containing protein, with the protein MIRIGTCGWSYKDWIGAFYPESMRDKRGGWLEYYGRYFPTVEIDSTYYSVPGERTIQAWIAKGKRMEDFDFSLKMHKDVTHMRILKDGERAASAAKEFEDAVVRPLAEERLLASVLVQLSPRFKVEGDEGSLRRLEIVLDALNTDRYDYVVEFRHKSWLDSSGYDYLPGVRDLLSSKNVAVCSLDSPYFPRTDTSTADHAYIRFHGKNYDIWWKGEKQIKDHRINRYDYLYKEEELEKWVPTIKEFDSKAEKTRIYFNNHGKAKAAKNAFYLMDSLGIPHQEKEIRIKEQFTLQSFG; encoded by the coding sequence ATGATCAGGATAGGGACCTGCGGCTGGTCCTACAAGGATTGGATAGGTGCGTTCTATCCTGAGTCCATGAGGGATAAGAGAGGGGGATGGCTCGAATATTACGGAAGGTACTTCCCGACCGTCGAGATCGACAGCACGTACTACTCGGTCCCAGGGGAGAGAACGATTCAAGCGTGGATCGCCAAGGGGAAAAGGATGGAGGACTTCGATTTCTCCCTGAAGATGCACAAGGATGTCACCCACATGAGGATCCTGAAGGACGGGGAGCGCGCCGCGAGCGCCGCCAAAGAGTTCGAGGATGCTGTCGTGAGGCCCCTCGCGGAGGAGCGTCTCCTCGCCTCCGTGCTCGTCCAATTGTCTCCGAGGTTCAAGGTCGAAGGGGACGAGGGAAGCCTGAGACGCCTCGAGATAGTCTTGGACGCCCTGAACACGGACAGATACGACTACGTCGTTGAGTTCAGACACAAGTCCTGGCTGGACTCCTCCGGGTACGACTACCTCCCCGGTGTCAGGGACCTCCTGTCCTCGAAGAACGTGGCGGTCTGCAGCCTGGACAGTCCGTATTTCCCGCGCACCGACACGTCAACGGCCGACCATGCCTACATACGTTTCCATGGAAAGAACTACGATATCTGGTGGAAGGGAGAGAAGCAGATCAAGGACCACAGGATCAACAGGTACGACTACCTCTACAAGGAGGAGGAGCTGGAGAAGTGGGTTCCTACGATCAAGGAGTTCGACTCCAAGGCAGAGAAGACGAGGATATACTTCAACAACCACGGAAAGGCCAAGGCCGCGAAGAACGCCTTCTACCTGATGGACAGTCTGGGAATCCCACACCAGGAGAAGGAAATCAGGATAAAGGAGCAATTCACGCTCCAGAGCTTCGGCTAG